Proteins from a single region of Streptomyces glaucescens:
- a CDS encoding sugar ABC transporter substrate-binding protein: MARFRTWVGIAVAGALTLSLAGCSSTGGKRAEDARKAAAARGAAAVTTPRWTFAMITHSGDGDTFWDIVQSGAEEAAAKDNINFLYSHDDEAQQQAQLVDAAVDKKVDGIIVTLAKPDAMKAAVARAVKAGIPVITVNSGSEESEEFGALTHIGQDETIAGQAVGEELNARGRKKALCVLHEQGNVGHEQRCAGVKETFDGTVQNLYVTGTSMPDVQSAIEAKLQADTSVDAVVTLGAPYADTAVKARQGAGSDAEIDTFDLNAKVAAGLKEGTLGFAVDQQPYLQGYQAVDLLWLYKYNADVLGGGKPVLTGPQIITKEQAAALEEYTERGTR, translated from the coding sequence GTGGCACGGTTTCGGACCTGGGTAGGCATCGCGGTGGCAGGGGCACTGACACTGTCCCTGGCGGGGTGCAGCAGCACCGGCGGCAAACGCGCCGAGGACGCCCGCAAGGCCGCGGCCGCCCGGGGCGCGGCGGCGGTGACCACACCCCGCTGGACCTTCGCCATGATCACCCACTCGGGTGATGGCGACACCTTCTGGGACATCGTCCAGAGCGGCGCCGAGGAGGCCGCCGCCAAGGACAACATCAACTTCCTGTACTCCCACGACGACGAGGCCCAGCAGCAGGCGCAGCTGGTCGACGCGGCCGTCGACAAGAAGGTCGACGGCATCATCGTCACCCTCGCCAAGCCCGACGCGATGAAGGCCGCCGTCGCCCGCGCCGTCAAGGCGGGCATCCCGGTGATCACCGTGAACTCCGGCTCCGAGGAGTCCGAGGAGTTCGGCGCGCTCACCCACATCGGCCAGGACGAGACCATCGCCGGGCAGGCCGTCGGCGAGGAACTGAACGCGCGCGGCAGGAAGAAGGCGCTCTGCGTCCTGCACGAGCAGGGCAACGTCGGCCACGAGCAGCGCTGCGCCGGTGTGAAGGAGACCTTCGACGGCACGGTGCAGAACCTCTACGTCACCGGCACGAGCATGCCGGACGTGCAGTCCGCCATCGAGGCCAAGCTCCAGGCCGACACGTCCGTCGACGCCGTCGTCACCCTCGGCGCGCCGTACGCCGACACCGCCGTGAAGGCCAGGCAGGGCGCCGGCAGCGACGCCGAGATCGACACCTTCGACCTCAACGCCAAGGTCGCCGCCGGCCTGAAGGAAGGCACCCTCGGCTTCGCCGTCGACCAGCAGCCCTACCTCCAGGGCTACCAGGCGGTCGACCTGCTGTGGCTGTACAAGTACAACGCCGACGTCCTCGGCGGCGGCAAGCCGGTGCTCACCGGTCCGCAGATCATCACCAAGGAGCAGGCCGCCGCCCTGGAGGAGTACACCGAGCGGGGCACCCGATGA
- a CDS encoding ABC transporter permease: MSAAATTDERLLRTSPLRRLLGRPELGSVVGALAVFVFFAFAADSFLRAASLSTVLYASSTIGIMAVPVALLMIGGEFDLSAGVLVTSSALISSMFSYQMTANVWVGVGVSLLVTLAIGAFNGFMLSRTGLPSFIITLGTFLMLTGMNLGFTKLISGTVSTKTIADMEGFPSARDVFASTLTVGGVDFKITILWWIALVAVASWILLRTRAGNWIFAVGGNQDAARAVGVPVTATKIGLYMGVAFGAWIAGQHLLFSYDVVQSGEGVGNELIYIIAAVIGGCLITGGYGSAVGSAVGAFIFGMTSKGIVFAEWNPDWFKFFLGAMLLLATLLNAWVRKRAEAAK, translated from the coding sequence ATGAGCGCGGCCGCCACCACCGACGAGCGGCTGCTGCGCACCTCGCCGCTGCGCAGGCTCCTCGGCCGCCCCGAGCTGGGCTCGGTCGTCGGCGCCCTCGCCGTCTTCGTCTTCTTCGCGTTCGCCGCCGACAGCTTCCTGCGCGCCGCCAGCCTGAGCACCGTCCTGTACGCGTCGTCGACCATCGGCATCATGGCCGTCCCGGTCGCGCTGCTGATGATCGGCGGCGAGTTCGACCTGTCCGCCGGTGTCCTCGTGACCTCGTCCGCGCTGATCTCGTCGATGTTCAGCTACCAGATGACCGCCAACGTCTGGGTCGGCGTCGGCGTCTCCCTGCTGGTCACGCTCGCCATCGGCGCCTTCAACGGCTTCATGCTCAGCCGCACCGGGCTGCCCAGCTTCATCATCACGCTCGGCACCTTCCTGATGCTGACCGGCATGAACCTCGGCTTCACCAAGCTGATCTCCGGCACCGTCTCCACCAAGACCATCGCCGACATGGAGGGCTTCCCCAGCGCCCGCGACGTCTTCGCCTCCACCCTCACCGTCGGCGGCGTCGACTTCAAGATCACCATCCTGTGGTGGATCGCGCTGGTCGCGGTGGCCTCCTGGATTCTGCTGCGCACCCGCGCCGGCAACTGGATCTTCGCGGTCGGCGGCAACCAGGACGCCGCCCGCGCGGTGGGTGTCCCCGTGACGGCCACCAAGATCGGCCTCTACATGGGCGTGGCCTTCGGCGCGTGGATCGCCGGCCAGCACCTGCTCTTCAGCTACGACGTCGTCCAGTCCGGCGAGGGCGTCGGCAACGAGCTGATCTACATCATCGCCGCCGTCATCGGCGGCTGCCTGATCACCGGCGGCTACGGCAGCGCGGTCGGCTCGGCGGTCGGCGCGTTCATCTTCGGCATGACCAGCAAGGGCATCGTCTTCGCCGAGTGGAACCCCGACTGGTTCAAGTTCTTCCTCGGAGCGATGCTGCTCCTCGCGACCCTGCTCAACGCGTGGGTCCGCAAGCGCGCGGAGGCCGCCAAGTGA
- a CDS encoding ATP-binding cassette domain-containing protein, which yields MTTEVTTGTATRTPLVELAGVGKRYGNVRALDGVSLEVHAGEITCVLGDNGAGKSTLIKIIAGLHQHDAGTLRIEGEETRLSSPREALDRGIATVYQDLAVVPLMPVWRNFFLGSEPRKGVGPFARMDVDFMRRTAHAELLRMGIDLRDVDQPIGTLSGGERQCVAIARAVYFGAKVLILDEPTAALGVKQSGVVLKYLAAARDEGLGVVFITHNPHHAHLVGDRFVLLRRGTMAGSHARDETTLEELTEQMAGGTDLADLRRELDRP from the coding sequence GTGACGACCGAAGTGACGACCGGCACCGCGACCCGCACCCCGCTCGTCGAACTGGCCGGCGTGGGCAAGCGCTACGGCAACGTCCGCGCCCTCGACGGCGTCTCCCTGGAGGTCCACGCCGGCGAGATCACCTGCGTCCTCGGCGACAACGGCGCCGGCAAGTCCACCCTCATCAAGATCATCGCGGGTCTGCACCAGCACGACGCCGGAACGCTGCGCATCGAGGGCGAGGAGACCCGCCTGTCCTCGCCGCGCGAAGCCCTGGACCGCGGCATCGCCACCGTCTACCAGGACCTGGCCGTCGTCCCCCTCATGCCGGTGTGGCGCAACTTCTTCCTCGGCTCGGAGCCGAGGAAGGGCGTGGGCCCCTTCGCACGCATGGACGTCGACTTCATGCGCAGGACCGCCCACGCCGAACTCCTGCGCATGGGCATCGACCTGCGCGACGTCGACCAGCCCATCGGCACCCTCTCCGGCGGCGAACGCCAGTGCGTCGCGATCGCGCGGGCGGTGTACTTCGGCGCCAAGGTCCTGATCCTGGACGAGCCGACGGCGGCGCTCGGCGTCAAGCAGTCCGGCGTGGTCCTCAAGTACCTGGCGGCGGCCCGCGACGAGGGCCTGGGTGTCGTCTTCATCACCCACAACCCGCACCACGCCCACCTGGTCGGGGACAGGTTCGTCCTGCTCCGGCGGGGCACCATGGCCGGCAGCCACGCCCGGGACGAGACGACCCTGGAGGAGCTGACGGAGCAGATGGCGGGCGGCACCGACCTGGCGGACCTGCGCCGGGAACTGGACCGTCCCTGA
- a CDS encoding ROK family glucokinase produces the protein MSTYGTFSAPIGSRRAPALRTIGTRERRSHLTAPRVPTVGIDIGGTKVMAGVVDADGNILEKLRTETPDKSKSPKVVEDTIVELVLDLSDRHDVHAVGIGAAGWVDADRNRVLFAPHLSWRNEPLRDRVADRLAVPVLVDNDANTAAWAEWRFGAGRGEDHLVMITLGTGIGGAILEDGQVKRGKFGVAGEFGHMQVVPGGHRCPCGNRGCWEQYSSGNALVREARELAAADSPVAYGIIEHVKGQIGDITGPMITELARDGDAMCVELLQDIGQWLGVGIANLAAALDPSCFVVGGGVSAADDLLIGPARDAFKRHLTGRGYRPEARIVRAQLGPEAGMVGAADLARLVARRFRRAKRRRVERYERYERYAQARRAEGAP, from the coding sequence ATGAGCACCTACGGCACCTTCAGCGCCCCCATCGGCTCCCGGCGTGCCCCCGCCCTCAGAACGATCGGCACCCGGGAACGCCGCTCGCACCTGACCGCACCGCGCGTGCCCACCGTCGGCATCGACATCGGCGGCACCAAGGTGATGGCGGGCGTGGTCGACGCCGACGGCAACATCCTGGAGAAGCTGCGCACGGAGACCCCGGACAAGTCCAAGAGCCCCAAGGTCGTCGAGGACACCATCGTCGAACTGGTGCTGGACCTGTCCGACCGGCACGACGTGCACGCCGTCGGCATCGGCGCGGCCGGCTGGGTCGACGCCGACCGCAACCGGGTGCTCTTCGCCCCTCACCTGTCGTGGCGCAACGAACCCCTGCGCGACCGCGTCGCCGACCGGCTCGCCGTCCCCGTGCTCGTCGACAACGACGCCAACACCGCCGCCTGGGCGGAGTGGCGGTTCGGCGCGGGCCGCGGCGAGGACCACCTCGTCATGATCACCCTGGGCACCGGCATCGGCGGCGCGATCCTGGAGGACGGCCAGGTCAAGCGGGGCAAGTTCGGGGTGGCCGGCGAGTTCGGCCATATGCAGGTGGTGCCCGGCGGCCACCGCTGCCCGTGCGGCAACCGCGGCTGCTGGGAGCAGTACAGCTCCGGGAACGCGCTGGTCCGCGAGGCCCGGGAGCTGGCCGCCGCCGACTCCCCGGTGGCCTACGGGATCATCGAGCACGTCAAGGGGCAGATCGGCGACATCACCGGCCCCATGATCACCGAGCTGGCCCGGGACGGGGACGCGATGTGCGTCGAACTGCTCCAGGACATCGGCCAGTGGCTCGGCGTCGGCATCGCCAACCTGGCCGCCGCGCTCGACCCGTCCTGCTTCGTCGTCGGCGGCGGTGTCTCGGCCGCCGACGACCTGCTGATCGGGCCCGCGCGGGACGCCTTTAAACGCCATCTGACCGGCCGCGGCTACCGCCCCGAGGCCCGCATCGTCCGCGCCCAGCTCGGCCCCGAGGCCGGCATGGTCGGCGCCGCCGACCTCGCCCGGCTGGTCGCCCGCCGCTTCCGCCGCGCCAAGCGCCGCCGCGTGGAGCGGTACGAGCGCTACGAGCGGTACGCACAGGCCCGCCGCGCCGAGGGGGCGCCGTGA